The proteins below are encoded in one region of Persephonella sp.:
- a CDS encoding DeoR family transcriptional regulator: MKRKEKILEILKEKKEVSVKELSKFFNVSEMTIYRDIKELEKEGEIKRKHGSVLLNEKENSESLVVDTCPICDKPITRAYPYRITVEDYKVIEACCEHCGFLLHSKYEEKHVSAITYDFITENPISALNAWYVVGSSAVPCCSPSVIPFASKEDAEKFKKGFGGEVMSFIDAYNSIVNNMNINIKSCCHPQNVTFRIDQLKKS; encoded by the coding sequence ATGAAAAGAAAAGAAAAAATCCTTGAGATATTAAAAGAAAAAAAAGAGGTTTCAGTTAAGGAACTGAGCAAGTTTTTCAATGTTTCTGAAATGACCATATACAGAGACATAAAAGAGCTTGAAAAAGAAGGTGAAATAAAAAGAAAACATGGATCTGTCCTTTTAAATGAAAAAGAAAACTCAGAATCATTAGTGGTTGACACATGTCCAATCTGCGATAAACCTATAACGAGGGCATACCCTTACAGAATAACTGTTGAGGATTACAAGGTCATTGAGGCATGCTGTGAGCATTGTGGCTTTTTACTCCACAGCAAGTATGAAGAAAAGCATGTTTCTGCAATAACATACGACTTTATAACAGAAAATCCGATCAGCGCCCTCAACGCATGGTATGTTGTCGGTAGTTCTGCCGTTCCATGCTGTAGTCCCAGTGTTATACCTTTTGCCTCAAAGGAAGACGCTGAAAAATTCAAAAAGGGCTTCGGTGGAGAGGTTATGAGTTTTATAGATGCTTACAACTCTATCGTGAACAACATGAACATAAATATAAAAAGCTGCTGTCATCCCCAAAATGTTACATTCAGGATTGATCAGCTTAAAAAATCTTAA